The following coding sequences lie in one Bacillus alveayuensis genomic window:
- a CDS encoding alpha-D-ribose 1-methylphosphonate 5-triphosphate synthase subunit PhnL (product_source=KO:K05780; cath_funfam=3.40.50.300; cog=COG4778; ko=KO:K05780; pfam=PF00005; smart=SM00382; superfamily=52540; tigrfam=TIGR02324), with the protein MENILEVENLSKTFRLHNVNKEIHAIENISFSVKGGEFVGITGKSGSGKSTILKCIYRTYLPQGGDIWYKSEKFGPINLREATEREIIYLRKFEIGYVSQFLNALPRITARELVKQAIVEMGYKEAYAEEETEKILTHFELDPELWDSYVATFSGGEKLRLNIARAMVKRPKLLLLDEPTASLDDESKEKVRELMEQLSHEGTTMLGIFHDTLFMQNLCDVEYRMQEGQLVNFRKRSI; encoded by the coding sequence GTGGAAAATATCCTTGAAGTTGAGAATTTATCGAAAACATTTCGCTTGCATAACGTCAATAAGGAAATTCATGCCATTGAAAATATTAGTTTTTCTGTAAAAGGAGGTGAATTCGTCGGCATTACCGGTAAGAGCGGAAGCGGAAAATCAACCATTTTAAAGTGCATTTATCGTACTTACTTGCCTCAAGGTGGAGACATTTGGTACAAATCGGAAAAATTTGGTCCTATCAATCTACGAGAAGCGACGGAAAGAGAAATAATCTATTTGCGAAAGTTTGAAATCGGATATGTATCACAATTTTTAAATGCTCTGCCTCGGATCACGGCAAGAGAGTTGGTTAAACAAGCGATTGTGGAAATGGGATATAAGGAAGCTTATGCGGAGGAAGAAACAGAAAAAATATTGACACATTTCGAGCTAGATCCTGAATTATGGGATAGTTATGTTGCAACTTTTTCAGGGGGTGAGAAGCTCCGTCTGAACATTGCACGAGCAATGGTCAAACGGCCAAAGCTATTGCTTTTGGATGAACCGACAGCAAGTCTCGATGATGAATCAAAAGAAAAGGTAAGGGAGCTGATGGAACAGCTCTCTCACGAAGGAACGACGATGCTGGGAATTTTTCATGATACTTTGTTCATGCAAAATTTATGTGATGTAGAATATCGGATGCAGGAAGGTCAATTAGTAAATTTTCGGAAAAGAAGCATTTAA
- a CDS encoding phosphonate metabolism protein (transferase hexapeptide repeat family) (product_source=TIGR03308; cath_funfam=2.160.10.10; cog=COG0110; ko=KO:K00680; pfam=PF00132; superfamily=51161; tigrfam=TIGR03308) — translation MVEKKLSKQPYIHENCQMFNTELGEYTEVGAHNYFENVKLGDYSYTGQFCILQNVEVGKFSNIAAMVRIGPTAHPMERPTLHHITYRRKMYGVDKKDDEKFLAWRTEQKTYIGHDTWIGHGAIIMPGVKVGNGAVVGSGAIVTKNVDPYSIVIGIPAKHLRYRFDDQTIKRLEEIRWWDWSYETIKNRIEDLSSNIETFLDKYGGSR, via the coding sequence ATGGTAGAGAAAAAGTTATCTAAACAGCCTTATATCCATGAAAATTGTCAAATGTTTAATACGGAATTAGGAGAGTACACGGAGGTCGGAGCTCACAATTATTTCGAAAATGTGAAGCTTGGAGATTATTCCTACACGGGACAGTTTTGTATTTTGCAAAATGTGGAGGTTGGAAAGTTTTCCAACATTGCTGCGATGGTGCGAATTGGCCCAACCGCTCATCCGATGGAGCGGCCGACTTTACATCATATTACATATCGGAGAAAAATGTACGGAGTCGATAAAAAGGATGATGAAAAATTTTTAGCATGGCGGACTGAACAAAAAACATACATCGGCCATGACACATGGATTGGCCATGGGGCCATTATCATGCCGGGAGTAAAAGTCGGTAATGGTGCTGTAGTAGGGAGCGGTGCCATCGTTACGAAGAATGTTGATCCTTATTCCATTGTTATCGGAATACCGGCAAAGCACTTGCGGTATCGATTTGATGATCAAACGATTAAAAGGTTAGAAGAAATCAGGTGGTGGGACTGGTCATATGAAACGATAAAGAACCGAATTGAAGACTTGTCTTCAAATATTGAAACATTTCTAGATAAGTACGGTGGAAGTAGGTGA